In a single window of the Manis javanica isolate MJ-LG chromosome 16, MJ_LKY, whole genome shotgun sequence genome:
- the LOC140846718 gene encoding uncharacterized protein translates to MAKRLYRGASYLGSLNDPKRQISSDASLSGACSASSRRRRSWRWCPAEATRGRGHIGCCRVSAGPGKPRRPWCGRGGGSSAAGLEGGAAGTRTGRTTQRRGRESATRRVRRRDRDPACSPMAAQPAPAALRRRSRAARAPSVTQQRAAWRRLGGGEPLPSLPRRSGPRPGAARRGRGGLGGAAKPGARGSGRGRGSRTAVAAARGGWDWAPRRGAQLMTSRPGCSSAGPRTSLRRFGGGRGLRPGLSTQSPPEGPPASTRASGCTRRAPVPGQLGFPPLQPLGRIAGDPGDRGDHGAGGKTVRSWREPPGGATHLPPPRAPPRGWGFGGCSWKTFNN, encoded by the exons ATGGCGAAAAGG CTCTATCGCGGCGCGTCTTACCTCGGCTCCTTGAACGACCCGAAAAGACAGATTTCATCAGATGCCTCCCTTTCTGGAGCTTGCAGTGCCAGCAGCAGAAGACGACGATCGTGGCGATGGTGCCCAGCAGAAGCAACAAGAGGAAGAGGGCACATTGGATGCTGcagggtctcagcaggaccaggAAAGCCGCGGAGACCGTGGTGCGGGCGAGGCGGGGGCAGCTCGGCAGCGGGGCTGGAGGGCGGCGCCGCAGGCACCCGCACGGGGCGCACGACCCAGCGGCGAGGACGGGAGAGCGCGACTCGGCGTGTCAGGCGCCGCGATCGCGACCCCGCGTGCAGCCCAATGGCTGCGCAGCCCGCGCCAGCCGCGCTGCGCCGGCGATCTAGGGCTGCGAGAGCGCCCTCCGTGACTCAGCAGAGGGCGGCCTGGCGGAGACTGGGCGGCGGGGAGccgctcccctccctccccaggcgcTCTGGCCCCCGTCCGGGCGCAGCCCGCCGGGGACGCGGCGGGCTGGGAGGAGCAGCGAAGCCGGGCGCACGTGGGTCGGGGCGGGGACGTGGCTCCCGGACTGCAGTCGCGGCGGCCCGAGGGGGGTGGGACTGGGCGCCGCGGCGGGGGGCTCAGCTGATGACATCACGGCCGGGCTGCAGCAGCGCGGGCCCGCGGACGTCGCTGCGGCGGTTCGGCGGCGGCCGCGGGCTGCGCCCGGGCCTGAGCACCCAGAGCCCCCCCGAGGGGCCGCCCGCCAGTACGCGCGCCAGCGGGTGCACACGCAGGGCGCCTGTCCCCGGACAACTGGGCTTTCCCCCACTGCAGCCTCTTGGTCGAATTGCTGGGGATCCCGGCGACAGGGGGGACCACGGAGCCGGGGGGAAAACCGTAAGGAGCTGGCGGGAGCCTCCAGGCGGTGCTACCCACCTCCCGCCTCCCCGGGCACCGCCCCGAGGCTGGGGCTTCGGAGGATGCAGCTGG